The following coding sequences are from one Paenibacillus sp. JDR-2 window:
- a CDS encoding sensor histidine kinase: protein MFIFFVFLLFIAIAVFCLTQQKYTKATLFMLLMGLSYLIVVTCIITYMSKDAYYYNSMDKYFGIKKGLQNQLLFLPVSRLALIRIFHLFTLLFLYTGLLSALYFAYDLSAKRSRWLLALVAVPCILQAVIYDPVFYEHLYYKLYPDYMSAQRIQSLYETMHKVTLSLNTSYIAAGILLLLYALYNAPKVRLIRSNILMIIISYVSVHITYLYMNYWAPNILVQVSKAAHFVRYKPINLVGNPSIYSLLPYVSGLCLFISLYSIYMYARIQNKINNQETIISRNIDSALLTSRVFSHYMKNELLAIKAQTEYLESLCEEQPELVEELQVIEQRCNKVYTRLDAIHQKNLKSRIELEPVSLFDLLDKLLDEMSTELKPVGVHYARSQRQLMIMADPYYFSQAVENIVTNAAEALEFVPEKSRQIDIRVNVKNKWVELVIQDNGPGISEENLANIFQPFYSSKPTATNWGMGLSICHTIITAHGGKISVDSKAGSGTAFHIVIPLLSLDKQERR from the coding sequence ATGTTTATTTTCTTTGTGTTTCTCTTGTTTATTGCCATCGCGGTATTCTGCCTGACCCAACAAAAATATACGAAAGCCACGTTGTTCATGCTGCTGATGGGCTTGTCCTATCTGATTGTCGTAACCTGCATTATTACGTACATGAGCAAGGACGCTTATTATTACAACAGTATGGATAAGTATTTCGGCATCAAAAAAGGACTGCAAAACCAGCTGCTGTTCCTGCCGGTTTCCCGGCTGGCGCTTATCCGGATTTTTCACCTGTTTACGCTGTTGTTCCTGTATACCGGGCTGCTCTCGGCATTGTATTTCGCCTATGACTTGAGCGCTAAACGCAGCCGCTGGCTGCTTGCTCTCGTCGCGGTACCTTGCATTTTGCAGGCGGTTATCTATGATCCGGTGTTCTACGAGCATCTGTACTATAAGCTTTATCCGGACTATATGTCCGCGCAGCGGATTCAATCGCTCTATGAAACGATGCATAAGGTAACTCTGTCGTTGAATACCTCGTATATTGCGGCGGGCATTCTTTTGCTGCTGTATGCTTTGTATAATGCCCCGAAAGTCCGTCTCATAAGAAGCAACATCCTGATGATTATTATCTCGTACGTATCGGTTCATATAACGTACTTATACATGAACTATTGGGCTCCCAACATTCTGGTGCAGGTGTCTAAGGCGGCGCATTTTGTCCGGTACAAACCGATTAATTTGGTAGGCAACCCTTCCATCTATTCGCTGCTGCCGTATGTCTCGGGGTTATGCTTGTTTATCAGCTTATACAGCATCTACATGTACGCGCGGATCCAGAACAAGATTAATAATCAGGAGACGATTATCTCGCGCAATATCGATTCGGCGCTGTTAACTTCCCGCGTATTCAGCCACTATATGAAGAACGAGCTGTTAGCGATTAAGGCGCAGACGGAATACCTGGAGAGCTTATGCGAGGAGCAGCCGGAGTTGGTGGAGGAGCTGCAGGTCATTGAACAGCGTTGCAATAAGGTCTATACTCGCCTTGATGCCATTCATCAGAAGAACCTGAAGTCCAGAATCGAGCTGGAGCCGGTCTCTTTGTTCGATCTGCTTGATAAGCTGCTGGACGAGATGAGTACGGAGCTGAAGCCGGTAGGGGTCCATTACGCACGGTCCCAGCGGCAGCTGATGATTATGGCCGATCCTTATTATTTCTCCCAAGCGGTAGAGAATATCGTAACGAATGCGGCGGAAGCGCTGGAGTTCGTCCCGGAGAAATCCCGGCAGATCGATATTCGGGTCAACGTGAAAAACAAATGGGTCGAGCTGGTCATCCAGGATAACGGACCCGGTATTTCGGAAGAAAACCTGGCGAATATTTTTCAGCCGTTCTATTCGTCCAAGCCTACGGCGACCAACTGGGGAATGGGGCTGTCGATCTGCCATACGATTATTACGGCCCATGGGGGCAAGATCAGCGTGGACAGCAAGGCTGGAAGCGGTACGGCGTTTCATATTGTCATTCCTTTACTTTCATTGGACAAGCAGGAGAGGAGATGA
- a CDS encoding ABC transporter substrate-binding protein, giving the protein MKTRSYFSLALIAALGVTAAGCGSNDTNTQNNAAGGGKTVLEYYTWTDEADYMQKVVDTFNAQNSSIQVKMNTISNNADEYNTKIMNNLTGGSKMDLYSINGTSSLGLYSSKNQLVDLTDRIKSANLDVGAYGPSYQDIVELLTDGKYNALPYRTSEYALFYNKAIFDKEGIPYPTQITWDEYADLAKQLTKGDGAGKQWGGYFADWLTAPLGALQKGTTILDDSLDDVGSWLDFLDRLYYKDQSHMSYKQMNGESVDWIKQFESGNVAMLVNGEWTVNMLKADIESGKTNINFDMAPLPLPEGTTDPVTVGGVSTFIGINPASKNADAAFEFVKFLTGEQGESIIAQSSVLPAYSSDKTKDAFLGATGIQGSGYFFEANTVIENQPIAQIDEINRVYNEQRDLFLFQEIDSKKAIKNYMDARKSVLNK; this is encoded by the coding sequence ATGAAAACTCGCAGCTACTTCAGCTTGGCCCTTATTGCCGCTCTTGGCGTAACCGCTGCCGGATGCGGCTCGAACGATACAAATACGCAAAACAATGCAGCCGGCGGCGGCAAGACGGTTTTGGAATATTACACTTGGACGGACGAAGCCGATTACATGCAGAAGGTTGTCGATACCTTCAACGCGCAGAACAGCAGCATTCAAGTGAAGATGAACACGATCAGCAACAATGCGGATGAGTACAACACGAAAATTATGAACAACCTGACCGGCGGCTCCAAAATGGACCTGTACAGCATTAACGGTACGTCCAGCCTTGGCCTCTACTCTTCCAAAAACCAGCTGGTCGACCTGACCGACCGCATCAAATCGGCAAACCTCGACGTTGGCGCTTACGGCCCTAGCTACCAGGACATTGTCGAGCTGCTGACAGACGGCAAATATAACGCCCTTCCTTACCGGACTTCCGAATACGCCTTATTCTACAACAAAGCTATCTTTGATAAAGAAGGCATTCCTTATCCGACCCAAATAACTTGGGATGAATACGCGGATCTGGCGAAGCAGCTGACCAAAGGCGACGGAGCCGGCAAGCAATGGGGCGGTTATTTTGCAGACTGGCTTACGGCACCGCTTGGCGCTCTCCAGAAAGGAACAACCATTCTCGACGATAGCCTGGATGACGTGGGCAGCTGGCTGGACTTCCTCGACCGCTTGTATTACAAGGATCAGTCCCATATGAGCTATAAGCAAATGAACGGCGAAAGCGTCGACTGGATTAAGCAATTCGAGAGTGGCAACGTCGCTATGCTGGTTAACGGCGAATGGACCGTCAACATGCTGAAGGCCGATATCGAAAGCGGCAAAACCAACATCAACTTTGACATGGCACCGCTGCCTCTTCCGGAAGGAACCACCGATCCGGTTACCGTAGGCGGCGTGAGTACCTTCATCGGCATTAACCCGGCAAGCAAAAATGCCGACGCCGCGTTCGAGTTCGTCAAGTTCCTGACCGGCGAGCAAGGCGAATCCATCATCGCGCAGTCGAGCGTCCTGCCGGCTTACTCCAGCGACAAAACCAAGGACGCGTTCCTTGGCGCAACCGGCATTCAAGGCAGCGGCTACTTCTTCGAAGCCAATACAGTTATCGAGAATCAGCCTATCGCTCAAATCGACGAGATCAACCGGGTATACAACGAGCAGCGCGACCTGTTCCTGTTCCAGGAGATCGATTCGAAGAAAGCCATCAAGAACTATATGGATGCCCGCAAGTCTGTTCTTAATAAGTAA
- a CDS encoding carbohydrate ABC transporter permease yields the protein MTSRRLPQFKPYLTGTLFILPAFALFAVFILIPLVYGFVMSFTDYGGFNVKANYIGFDNYVKLFKDDYFIVSLKNNLLYTVLFVPLTMLLALLAAIALNSVLHLRKYLRMAFYFPQITSMVSIAIVWALLFNPMSGPINHMLEAIGIANPPQWLMSSKWALIAIVVVAVWKSFGYYMIILLAGIQGIPTHLYESARLDGANRFKQFLYITLPSLSPTLFMVLILTIINSFQVFDLVSVMTDGGPGRSTNVLVFRIYQEAFVNYRMGYSAAMSTVLFLIIMVISLIQFRLEKKWVTY from the coding sequence ATGACCAGCAGACGACTGCCTCAGTTCAAGCCGTATCTAACGGGAACGCTGTTTATTCTTCCGGCTTTTGCGCTGTTTGCCGTCTTTATCTTAATCCCGCTCGTTTACGGCTTTGTCATGAGCTTTACCGATTACGGCGGCTTTAACGTAAAGGCCAACTATATCGGCTTTGATAACTATGTAAAGCTGTTCAAGGACGATTATTTTATCGTATCCCTCAAAAATAATCTTCTCTACACCGTCCTGTTCGTTCCGTTAACGATGCTGCTCGCTTTGCTTGCGGCTATCGCCCTGAACTCGGTCCTTCATCTGCGCAAATATTTGCGCATGGCCTTTTATTTTCCGCAAATCACATCGATGGTATCGATCGCTATCGTCTGGGCGCTGCTGTTTAACCCGATGTCCGGGCCAATCAACCATATGCTTGAAGCGATAGGCATTGCCAATCCGCCGCAATGGCTGATGTCCTCGAAGTGGGCGCTGATCGCCATTGTCGTGGTTGCCGTATGGAAAAGCTTCGGCTACTACATGATTATTTTGCTGGCGGGCATTCAAGGCATTCCGACCCATCTGTACGAATCGGCCAGACTGGACGGGGCGAACCGCTTCAAGCAGTTTCTGTACATTACGCTGCCGTCGCTCTCGCCAACCCTGTTTATGGTTCTCATTCTAACGATTATTAACTCCTTCCAGGTGTTTGACCTGGTATCGGTCATGACGGACGGCGGACCGGGCCGTTCCACGAACGTCCTTGTATTCCGTATTTACCAGGAAGCGTTCGTCAACTACCGGATGGGCTATTCCGCGGCGATGTCGACCGTGTTGTTCCTGATTATCATGGTTATTTCCCTTATTCAATTCCGGCTCGAGAAAAAATGGGTGACTTACTAA
- a CDS encoding carbohydrate ABC transporter permease, translating to MDVPASKWGKFGSYFLLIVLTAFSIATLFPFLWMISTSLRTDVDLFNNPMNWIPSKLYLNNYQEVWTAIPFGRYFLNTLKLSVLITILQVVICSMAAYAFAKLKVPFKQTIFILFMTNLMMPWHSIMVPQFTIISKLGLYNTHTGYVLIQLFSGFGIFLMRQFFLSLPNELNEAARVDGLNEWKIFWKIVMPLSAPSLSTFAIFTFTFMWNDYLAPLIYLNDDMLKTLQLGLKAFQTEHTMDYGLLMAGTVFATIPMVIVFLIGERFFIQSVATTGMKN from the coding sequence ATGGATGTCCCTGCATCGAAATGGGGTAAGTTCGGCAGCTATTTCTTACTCATCGTGTTAACCGCCTTTTCGATCGCTACGCTGTTTCCGTTCTTATGGATGATTTCGACCTCCCTTCGAACGGACGTGGATCTGTTCAACAATCCGATGAACTGGATCCCCAGCAAGCTGTATCTAAACAACTATCAGGAGGTATGGACGGCGATCCCGTTCGGCCGCTACTTCCTGAACACTCTTAAATTATCAGTCCTGATAACGATCCTGCAGGTTGTGATCTGCTCGATGGCGGCTTATGCCTTCGCGAAGCTGAAGGTGCCGTTCAAGCAGACGATCTTTATCCTGTTCATGACGAACCTGATGATGCCTTGGCATTCGATCATGGTTCCGCAGTTCACGATTATCAGCAAGCTGGGCTTGTACAACACGCATACCGGTTATGTTCTTATTCAATTATTCAGCGGCTTTGGCATTTTCCTGATGCGTCAATTTTTCCTCAGCCTGCCGAACGAACTAAACGAAGCAGCCCGGGTGGACGGCTTAAACGAGTGGAAGATTTTCTGGAAGATCGTTATGCCGCTGTCCGCGCCAAGCCTGTCTACCTTCGCCATCTTCACCTTCACCTTTATGTGGAACGACTATCTGGCTCCGCTCATTTACTTGAACGACGATATGCTGAAGACGCTTCAGCTTGGGCTGAAGGCGTTCCAGACCGAGCACACGATGGATTACGGCCTGTTGATGGCCGGCACGGTGTTCGCAACGATCCCGATGGTGATCGTGTTCCTGATCGGGGAACGGTTCTTTATTCAAAGCGTGGCTACGACCGGCATGAAAAACTAA